AAGAAGCAAATTACAGCCAAGCTAAGATAGAACTTGTGTTCTTTAACAGTGCTATGACACCATAATGGAATTCTTTATCTCATATCTAAAAGTTCTATTCTTATATGTATGCAGCAAAACAATGTTTTCAGGGGGCAACAAAAAGaaattccttttccttttttttctcagAACTGAGGAATCTCCTAGGGCCAATGGTGTATGGTTCGAAACTCGGTAGATAATGGGCCCGCCCCTCAACCCTTCTGCACTTCAATACCAGATTTTCGCCTGCGGCAGGGTACAAACCCGCTACGTGCGTGTAACCAACACATTACACGTTGCGCTCTTACTACTAGACCAAAGCCCTGGGAATCCTTATGCGTTGAGCCAAGAAAGGAATGCTTCTTTGAAGCTCTTATAACATAAAATACAGTCTGACGAAAATTAGAAACTTACACAGCTAGACCTGTACTTGAAtagtaaggaaaaaaaaaaaaaaaagagcacgAATTTGAGATAGTTAATACATTTAATTGGTATCAATAAGCCTCAGATGTCTCATACCTTTGATATAATTCTTGGAGATAGGCCTAAACGAGCTGCACAAGTTAACGCGTTCCCTGCGTTGCCACCTCCTTGAACCTAATAAAAAACACAACTTTCCTTGAAATTTTAactgaaaataaaaaacaaaaagcaCACTATCAATCACACTTAGAGAGAACAAAAATCAATCACACCTGAAAGCTGGTGCTACGAATCTTTTCATCAGGCTTAGGATAAGAATCCACAGCAACCAAGAAGTCCACCGCCGCCATACCGCAACCTAGCTACTCAAAAAGCGCAGAACAAATTCAATACATATAGTAAATTCTACAACGGTTTCACCATAGATTCTTTTCACGTGTGAAGAAACTGTCAAAGAGAGGAAGACCCACAACGGTGCGATTTTCTGGGGTTGACGGAATTGACATTTTCAACCTGAATTTGATTAAACAAGACATTTATATATGTTCAGTTTAGTTTACACAAAGAGAAAGCTAAAAGAAAGGTAATCATTTTTATGAGATTAAGGTACTTACCTAGTAAAGGGAGACTTGCAGGTTAGATTATAAAGTCGAGGAATATGATAAAGAAGAGTTGACGGCGTTGATCGGCAGGGAAGTGTGGGAGAGCTGTATGACTGCAACCGAAACGTCGCCATTTCTGGGAGATATTCAACTATTAAAGCAGTGATTTTGCGAAGACGCAGAGGAAATGAAGTTGATTAGTCAGCTCCTCAGTGAAGGAGGTGTTTACCATCAGCTTTGTTGGTCAGACTGAAAGGAAAGTAGGCaaactttttcttttgtttcGGAGAGCAACCAAAAGAGACCAGCTTCTCTGGCGCCGCAATAAGATTAAACACCAACATAAGTAAAATACAATAATCATAATTAATACCCTTTCCCTTTCAAAATTTATGTGTTTGTTTGACTAAACACAAATcgcattaaaaaataaataaattcacatGAATTGAAACAGAGATAATATGTTATTAAATTCATACAAACCTAGGGGTTTTGATTTCGTAGATCAAGAAAataatgtcaaaaataaaatgtgaaattattttatttatttttggtcaaaaaataagtaatacatatatattttgatattattttatattttgttttgttttattttatgtgaTGCAATTTGATtaggcacgaaatttaagaaataaaaaataaaatttataatatatatatttgtataacTATAAAGAGTGTTTGATATGCGGACTAAATTATTTCGGGATTATAATCATGAAATTATAATTCCTGAACTAATTTTATTCCACTTGAAAGGTGGaataaaataatttcaaattttttgGGATAAGTAGTCTGGATTAAATTTATATTGTCAACCAAATACAATATAAATTTAATCTTATACTTAATCTCACCTTATTCCATGtaccaaaccaaacgacccctaaattACCTCATTATAAAAAGATATTACtttttatacaaaatttaaaaatacatcaaataaatttaaaaatacatcaaataaattgAGACAGAATTACAATTTAATGTATTATCTTTATTATGAGATAATAATATGAGAAATAGCTAATACTCCTATAGAACAACCAAATGACAAAACATTAATTCTCTCTCTATCATTTAAAAAGGCCAAGGAAATGTGGTTCTTGAAAAAGGTTGGgagtagggctgcttatcgggcggattggacgGTTATTTgttcttaacggtttggcttatcggttatcggattttaaatatattaatctgctagccacccgataagatatcgggcggattggtatcggtttaactCTTATCGGACGGTTTATCGGATTGTTTGCTGACTGCtgtgactcaaaataaaatttctatgctcagcagactacattccagtctatagaatatgacacctaagaagagagctaaaTAGAAAAAATATAGAGCTACATTCCAGCTTATTTCCCAGTAGAATCAATCTCTGGGGATGAGCCTATTAACAACTTATAACTATtagaagaaatagaagagaacACCAGGTATAACACATGACATCAAAATTATCTAATAGTAACTAACTGGaatagtaaattataactaaatgtctaatagtaaattagtaataaATAGAGTACTAGAAGTGGAAGAAGGATTTTTGATCCGCCCCAAACCGATAAgctgttaataaaaaaaattcaatcggTTCTCCGTCCATTAAACCGTTAAactgataccaataagccattaaccTTCCGTTTCGGTTGGGTTTTCCATTTCGGTTCGGTTTTTAACCCCCTTGGACTTGGGAGTTGGGAGTGGTAAACTAGGCTGCCCACCATCTCTGATCCAAGAATTCAGAGAGGAGATTTGAATCCAATGGAAACTGAAACTTTCAATAGACACAACAAATCAAGAAAGAAACAAAGATCTCCACTTTTGATCTTCCTTTTTCTCTTCACTCTAATTCTCCTCTTCTACTACTTCAAAAACTTCATTTCCCCTTCTCTTCTTCCCCTTCCCCAAAAATCAAAAATGCCCATTATACCCCGCCCCTCGCAATGCAACCCCACAAATCGCCTTCAGGGGAAGTTTCTCTGGTACGCACCTCACAGTGGGTTCAGTAATCAGTTGGCTGAGTTCAAGAACGCTATTTTGATGGCTAAGATCCTTAATCGGTCCCTAATTGTGCCGCCCATATTGGATCACCATGCTGTTGCGCTTGGTAGTTGTCCTAAATTTAGGGTTTTGAACCCTATTGAGTTGAGATACGCTGTTTGGAATCATAGTGTCCATCTATTGCGTGATTGCAGGTAATCTAGAAATTTGTTCCAGTTCCCTTTAGCTCAGAAAATTGCATTATTTTATGTTTGTTAATTTATCTGACTGAATTATGTAGAGATATTGATTTAAAGAAAGTTTTCTGTTGCTATAAACCATCTATTAAGGGTAAAACgagaaatttaaagttaaattgtttgtAAGTATAGAAATGTGGCACATAAAATGGGGCAGAGGGAGAATATGTGAAACTATAGTTCAGTGGTTGTCAGGAGCTTTTTAGTTATATGCCAGTGTAGGAATATATGTGGATATAGAAAATCTCTAGTTCTAGAGAACCCATACTCAAATGACAAATTATTAATGGAATGCACGTGAGCAGAGCGAGAcctagttgattgattgattgattgaatgTGCTTAATGCTAGCATCTAAACTATGTGCTTAGAACGCAGTGACAAAAGTTTTTCTGGGAACTTTGTATGCATTGCAAACCACTATCTTGTTTGTTGTTATCTTTCTGCTGCAGATTTAACTTGGACTTTATAAGTTATAAAATATTAACTATTGAATTTCGTTGTGCATTTTGATTTTTGATTGAGAAAAGATAGACATGCTTTCTTGGATGGAGTATTAGGGAGTTTCTAATATATTGCTTAAATTGTGTGTTGCAGATATGTATCCATGGCTGATATAGTTGACATCTCACCACTTGTGTCTTATTCAACAGTGAGATTTGTTGATTTTCAAGTATTTGTGTCCTTGTGGTGTGGTGTAAACTTGGATGATATTTGCTCTAAAGACCAAAATATTCCATCTCCTTTATCTGAGAGACTTAGAGAATGCGGTTCTCTGTTGTCTGGTTACTATGGTAGTATAAGTGATTGTTTGACTGCTTTAGAAGATGACTGTAGAACGACAGTTTGGACATATCAAAAAGATGTTGAGGACGGGGCTTTAGACTCATTTCAACCTGATGACCAACTTAAGACGAAAAAGAAGATTTCATTTATTAGGAGAAGAAAAGATGTATATAAGGCTCTTGGTCCTGGTTCTGCAGCAGAATCAGCCACTATTTTGGCGTTTGGAAGCCTTTTTACTTCTCCTTATAAGGGATCTGAATCCCATATCGACATTCATGAAGCTCCTAATGATCCCGTGATACAGACCTTAATCGAAAAGATAGAGTTCCTTCCCTTTGTTCCTGAAATAATAAATGCTGGCAAGAAGTTTGCTCTTCAAACTATCAAAGGTCCCTTTCTTTGTGCACAGCTCAGGCTACTAGATGGACAATTCAAGAACCACCATAAATCTACTTTTCTTGGTCTGAAGCAGAAGTTAGAATCTTTGAAGCAAACAGGACAGAAACCGATCCATGTATTTGTGATGACTGATCTCCCCGTGGCTAATTGGACGGGGAGTTACTTAGGGAGCATAGCAAAAGATTCAGATGCCTTTAAGCTGTTTGTTATTAGAGAAGAAGATGACTTGGTTCAAGAAACGGCTAAAGAAGTCATGGCTGCGGGGCATGGGCTAAAACTTGGTTCAATTTTACCGAGTTCAGCAGGGATTAACAAGCGTCACCATCCTCGATCTTTTTCTGATGTTCTCTTATACATAGAGGAAACAGTCTGCAGCTGCGCTTCTCTTGGTTTTGTTGGCACTGCTGGGTCAACGATTGCCAAGAGCATAGAATTAATGAGAAAACATGGCATTTGTTCTGGCTAAAATGCTGCTATTGTTGTTGGCTTCTAGCTAACTAATGCTATTTACCTAGATTTGTGGTCTCCCCTTTGGCAGCTAGAATCCACTTATCACCTGAAATTCTCCCTTATGCCGGTCTAAACAAACTTGAAATTGCGAATTAACAATGTCCTATGTGAATTCAAAGATGACAAGGCTGACAAATCTGAAGGATATTAGTGATCCATACTACTGGAAAAGGAACTAGTGGATGAAGAATCCGCAAAGCTTATTTCAAGGGATTGGAACCACTGATGGGTGAATATTTTTGTGCAAAGGttcttttcttcaaatttataGTGCTAACTAGATACCACTTATTTGATTTAAGGCGGTAATTGTGTGTGCAAATTTAAGTCCATAATTGGATACAAGATCAACAACCTTCAAATCAGCGTCTTTGTTGATCTCCTGACGTTTAATAACCTATATATTAGCAAAGAAGAACCATGTAGATCAGTTGAAATATACAGATTGTTTATTTATCTGTTAGAAATTCCCTCACTTTCCTGAATACAGTCTATGTTGGATGGTGTGGCTTACtatatgctaaaaagaaattgaaagGGTACTTCTATGTTGATTCTCAGTTGTTCATGTCCTCCTCACTATAATGTTGCTATGAAACATGGAAACACAAGCATACTGTTATCTGTTCAACGGCGTTATATATTTAAATTTGGCTGCAGCTGAACTATCTTCTGAATAATGGTTTATGATTTTGTTAACAAAGCTTCAGCATATAAtctaatataaatattttaaataaaatcaagGTAACAGCCTAATAGGGATCAAGATTTTGAGCCAACTACTGTAGAGTAGAAATTTCAGACTTTTATCTAAACTCATTGTGTATTTCACAAAAACTTTCTCACAGAGAAGTATGAATTGACAGCAAAGTTTCCGAGTTATTTGCTTCTGGAGAAAAGGGTAGTACTGAATATTGTTATATAGATTGATTCAGGTTGATATTTGTTACTCCTATCTTTTATTTGTCTATCCTTGTGGACTAGGGCTCACACGGTAGCAGAAGAAAAAAATGCTATGTGATTTTTTCCCATCAACCTAAGATTTTGGCTGATAGAGTTACACAGTACCATTGTTGGTGGGACTTGGAAGGTTGCAGCTACCTGTGGAATAGACGAGTTGTGCACAAGTTGGTCTGTACACAATTGCTATATAGATTTTTTTAAAGTGGATGATATTCATAATTTGTAACTACTTGTATTGAACCATACTGATGATGGCATTTATATGAGTTATGTTTCTGTTGGTGTTCTTTTTTCTCATCAAGATATATTAGACATTTCGGTTTACTAGCTCTCTTTTGGTTGAGAAGCAGGGTAACACAAATATTTGCATGATGTGCTTACTGTTCAATGTTCATCAAATAATCTATTTCTCAACCTTGGATTATAGCTAATGCTGTTTAAGTCTTGGAAAAATAAAGGGTGGAAGCTGATTGCATAGTTTTGTTATATAGCTGGAGTAACCTCTCCCCTATTAGCTCCCCctaattatttttggattttgttagctCCCTAACACTAGCATAGGACCATCTGTACAGAGCTAACATATCATCTTTTGTATTAGCACCTGGACAGTGCTCTTTTGCATCTTCTTGATACTTTTTATACTAATATATTTTACTTATCAAAAATATAAAGGGTGGAAGTTGAAAGCGGAAGACTCCTTTAGAGGTTTCGAATTTCAATTTAAGTACACTATTGAACTAACGAAATGGGCATTGCCTTGATTTTCTATGCTAACTTCTAGGTGGGAACCTGAACCTGAACCTGAAGATGAAATATGACTGTTTAACTGTGGGCTGAAGCACAAATTTTATTATTCAAGTGGTTACAGTTGGATTAAGGAGGTGGTTATTCTTCTTTGCCAAATGTATTGAGATAATGCAGCCTCTAGGTACCTGTATTTGTCACCAGGGTATTCAAGAAAATGACAAGGAAAGCTATTTCCCTTATTATTAGTTACATTTCTCGGTGGAGCCAGGATTTGAATCTTATGGATTCGGGATCGTAATACTTTTAAGTTATTGGgttataaattaataatttatatatattcacTGAATTTTGATAAATATACGATTTGAACAAAAGTAATTGGGTTCGGTCGAACCCGCATTCCACACTCTAGCTCCGTCATGTTCTTAAGGGGTAAAATTTACGTACACACTATGTTTCTCATACCCCACTTGTGAAATTCCATTAGGTTTGTTGTTAGTTATTTTTATATGAGTATACATTGCAagccttatttttctctttagaTGGAACTCTATATCATTTTGGGTAATTTGCACTATCTGTTGACTTTCTTGGATGTGCTTTTATTATTGCTATAAGGACAATAATTGATGTTGTCAATTAGTTTGCCAATATAACATCCACAAATTTTGTCGTGCATGTTCAATGACATTTTGGTCCACATCTTCAATAACTCCACCCATATTTCTGGTTCTGCACATTTTTTAAGTTGGACAGTAGAAAAAAGGATGTATCTATTTTAGTTCAAATGATAAGTACCTTGTATATTTTGATCTAAATTATTTTATTGACTAGTCACTTTAGTGGAAAGAGTCGAAATATTGGGTGTTTGCACCTACTCAATTTCATAGATGCATTATTGAATATTTACATAAATAGTTATTAGGAGACCATAATTgattaatacatattttcatcttTATTTATCAATTAATTTTGGTAAATAATTTATTTAGTGAGAATATAAAGTGCGAGCAAGTTTTTTGTGAAAATAGAGATATAATACTTGTCTTTGGTCAAAAAACATCAAATAGGAAAAGGAGGAATTGGTCAAAGCATCAAATAGGAAAGAGGAAGGCACCGTCCAGAAATTAAAGGACTGTTAGTTTTGAACCTTAATAGGTGTTTAGGTTAGTGAGCCCTTTAAAATATCAAGGACATTTTGGCTAATTGTATATAATTTGAATCCATATAATAATGATTGAACCTAAACTTAAAAATTATTTTGGCTCTCAGATCATTTAGAGATATAAACTTTTACGAATAATGATTCAAGTCAATATACTCAGTTTTTTTTATTCTTAATATATTTTTGGTTAAGAGTAGTAACGAAAACCCACGTGAATGGCGTGATAGTTGAGCGAGAATTACCATTTTGTGTTTTTTTGTCCCGCCCACCCCACCCCCATTTTGTATTATTTGTTGACTTGACCAGTAGTGGAGCTATTGGTTTCTCTCTATTTCACTTGAAGCAAGAATTTTAATTGCGCTTCCAGATTGGTTAGTTTATTAGACCGTTAATTCCTATTTTCTTTAGAAATGTTAAAATAGTTATTTTCCGGATGATGGATATTCGTCTTGAGGCTCCCATTAATATGAATTCGCTCTATGTAAGAACTATTAAAAGAAATGTTTTTCCTACCATAATTTTTTTATAATGGATTTCGCATGAATCGCTGATAATTTGGGGAATAGTAACTGATAAATTATTGTTTACCAAGTAATCACAAAGTTGGAAAAATGGCCTTAACTAAATTCaggaataaaaaaataaaaaaaaatcagctTATTATTATAATGAATACGGGAGagtaggggtggcaaacgggtgGGGCAGGTTGGATATGGGATGAGTCGAAATGGGTAATGAAAAAACGAATAATTTATCCGAcccgatccatatttaatacggataaaaaacggaTTAATCGGCGGATAACATTGTTATTTCATGAATATGATaccttttgggagaattcctagtctcccaaacttgagaaaCCTCCAATTTGAgactttacaaatataaaagttactCTCGGTGCACGATAAGTATATCTAGCTATTGTGCGCCTAGGCCGGCAATGGGCAGAGGGAGGCCACGCAGGGACACGACTAAGGCTCAGGTGGCAGAGCAGAAGACCATGGAAGCTGTTCGCCGAAGTGGAG
The DNA window shown above is from Nicotiana tomentosiformis chromosome 8, ASM39032v3, whole genome shotgun sequence and carries:
- the LOC104084627 gene encoding O-fucosyltransferase 30 translates to METETFNRHNKSRKKQRSPLLIFLFLFTLILLFYYFKNFISPSLLPLPQKSKMPIIPRPSQCNPTNRLQGKFLWYAPHSGFSNQLAEFKNAILMAKILNRSLIVPPILDHHAVALGSCPKFRVLNPIELRYAVWNHSVHLLRDCRYVSMADIVDISPLVSYSTVRFVDFQVFVSLWCGVNLDDICSKDQNIPSPLSERLRECGSLLSGYYGSISDCLTALEDDCRTTVWTYQKDVEDGALDSFQPDDQLKTKKKISFIRRRKDVYKALGPGSAAESATILAFGSLFTSPYKGSESHIDIHEAPNDPVIQTLIEKIEFLPFVPEIINAGKKFALQTIKGPFLCAQLRLLDGQFKNHHKSTFLGLKQKLESLKQTGQKPIHVFVMTDLPVANWTGSYLGSIAKDSDAFKLFVIREEDDLVQETAKEVMAAGHGLKLGSILPSSAGINKRHHPRSFSDVLLYIEETVCSCASLGFVGTAGSTIAKSIELMRKHGICSG